The DNA region AAAGCCTGAAATTTACCGGAACAATTACTGATGCGGTGGTATCGTACCCCGCGGGAACCTGCCATTTTCCGCTGCTTAAACGGATTAAGCGAAGTGCCTCTTCATCCAGCTCGCTCAATATTCCTTTGTTTATTTTAGATGAATATACATTTCCGTGTGCATCCAACTTGAAGCTGATGTTTACGGTGCCTTGAATACAGTTATCCTTCGAAAACTGCGGATAAATCATTTTATCTCTTAAGAAAGTGGTAAAACCTGATTTTCCGGTCTTAAACTGCAATTGCGCCATGACAACCGAGGTGCAGCAAAGTAAGCAAAGGGTTAATAACTTTTTCATTATGCTAATTTACACTTAATAAAACTTAACGGCAATGAGTGCTAAGATTTCGTGAAGTAGAAGCATCAAAAAAGCCGCTGCATCAGAAAACAGAATGAAAGCCTGGGCGCAGATCCTATAGCTGAGATTAAAGTTGGCGCCCTAAACCTCTCCCTATTAATGGTGGTGGGTTTTGCAATGTCTGTTCATCCCTTCCGAAGAAGTCGGAAGGGAAAGCAAAGGCCTTTGCTTTTAACCCAAACGTTGATATGGAGAGGT from Pedobacter endophyticus includes:
- a CDS encoding energy transducer TonB, coding for MKKLLTLCLLCCTSVVMAQLQFKTGKSGFTTFLRDKMIYPQFSKDNCIQGTVNISFKLDAHGNVYSSKINKGILSELDEEALRLIRLSSGKWQVPAGYDTTASVIVPVNFRLSGYNCEGKSSSAIQEAIRSYQAEEGLTNSVINFYKNIDQAKPGQEAQIIAIKNQLGIDDEYLQSRIDSGLKKLKQGDKQGACEDFSFVKNMGSKMADNYLAKYCK